The following are encoded together in the bacterium genome:
- a CDS encoding antitoxin translates to MTVLSFRVDDEEAAEVRRWADRLGTTSSGVIQESLRRHLAWLASVEDADLWKEQPLTPDESEIGRIADWGVADDWSDWVDAAR, encoded by the coding sequence ATGACAGTGCTCAGTTTCCGTGTGGATGACGAGGAGGCCGCCGAGGTCCGGCGGTGGGCGGATCGTCTCGGCACCACCAGCTCGGGGGTGATCCAGGAGTCGCTCCGTAGGCACCTGGCATGGCTCGCCTCCGTAGAGGACGCCGACCTTTGGAAGGAGCAACCGCTCACGCCCGACGAGTCGGAGATCGGTCGGATCGCCGATTGGGGAGTGGCGGACGACTGGTCCGATTGGGTCGATGCGGCGCGGTGA
- the thiD gene encoding bifunctional hydroxymethylpyrimidine kinase/phosphomethylpyrimidine kinase, giving the protein MTDTPKTVMTIGGSDSGAGAGIQADLKTLSAHRVFATTVITTVTAQNTRGVTRAEQVPVKMISSQLEAVASDLPPDATKTGLLGRAEVVRLVAEQAARLPNLVIDPVLVDRDGRSLADRSTVAAYREALIPAARLATPNHREAALLASRPVENERDQRAAAEYLARTTRTPFLVTGGRMADDKPLLDVFSDGIRTHALPGRRVRSRNVHGTGDALSASIAARLATGADLIVAIADARAWVSRAITGAAGWDLGRGEGPIDHFGWT; this is encoded by the coding sequence ATGACAGATACCCCCAAGACGGTGATGACGATCGGCGGCAGCGACTCCGGTGCCGGCGCCGGGATCCAGGCCGACCTCAAGACGCTGTCGGCGCACCGCGTGTTCGCCACCACGGTGATCACCACCGTCACCGCGCAGAACACCCGGGGCGTCACCAGGGCCGAGCAAGTGCCCGTCAAGATGATCTCCTCGCAGTTGGAAGCGGTCGCTTCCGACCTTCCGCCGGACGCCACCAAGACGGGTCTGTTGGGCCGGGCCGAGGTGGTCCGGCTGGTGGCGGAACAAGCGGCCCGGCTGCCCAACCTGGTGATCGATCCGGTCCTGGTGGATCGGGACGGGAGGTCGCTGGCGGATCGATCCACCGTCGCCGCCTACCGCGAAGCCCTGATCCCGGCGGCCCGCCTGGCCACCCCCAACCACCGGGAGGCGGCCCTGCTGGCCAGCCGACCCGTCGAGAACGAACGCGACCAGCGGGCCGCGGCGGAGTACCTGGCCCGCACCACCCGGACGCCCTTCCTGGTGACCGGCGGCCGGATGGCTGACGACAAGCCTCTCCTGGACGTGTTCTCGGACGGGATCCGGACCCATGCCCTCCCGGGACGCCGGGTGCGGTCGCGGAACGTCCACGGAACCGGGGATGCCCTCTCGGCCTCCATAGCGGCCCGCCTGGCCACCGGCGCCGACCTGATCGTGGCCATCGCCGACGCCCGAGCCTGGGTGTCGCGCGCCATCACCGGCGCCGCCGGATGGGACCTGGGCCGCGGCGAGGGCCCCATCGACCACTTCGGCTGGACGTAG